Proteins co-encoded in one Meiothermus sp. genomic window:
- the pgk gene encoding phosphoglycerate kinase, with protein sequence MRTLRDFNAAGKRVLVRVDFNVPIKDGKVKDETRVAAAIPTLKHLLDQGATLVLFSHLGRPKGGYEEASSLAPVAPVLEKHLGKPVIFIGGSPELTPASEATLERVQAAPPGSVILLDNVRFEPGEEKNDEALAKKFARLGDAFVLDAFGSAHRAHASVTGVAKYLPSYAGFLMEKEVESIGKVLHNPEKPYWVVLGGAKVSDKIGVIENLLPKVTGMVIGGAMAFTFIKAQGGQVGKSLVEDDKLDLARDLLKKASDLGVKLLLPTDVVAAQKIEAGAPTRIMPANAIEDGWMGLDIGPESAQTFAGALRGAKTVLWNGPMGVFEIDDFAKGTLAVGEAIARLEGAFTVIGGGDSVAAANKLGMADKFSHVSTGGGASLELLELGTLPGIEVLS encoded by the coding sequence ATGCGAACACTCAGAGACTTCAACGCTGCCGGCAAACGTGTACTGGTACGGGTAGACTTCAACGTGCCCATCAAGGATGGCAAAGTCAAGGACGAGACCCGGGTGGCAGCGGCCATCCCCACGCTAAAGCACCTGCTGGATCAGGGGGCTACGCTGGTGTTGTTCTCGCACCTAGGGCGTCCCAAGGGCGGCTACGAGGAGGCCAGCAGCCTGGCACCCGTGGCCCCGGTTCTGGAAAAACACCTGGGCAAGCCGGTGATTTTCATCGGGGGCTCGCCGGAGTTGACCCCGGCCAGCGAGGCCACCCTAGAGCGCGTTCAGGCCGCGCCCCCCGGCTCGGTCATTTTGCTGGACAACGTGCGCTTCGAGCCGGGTGAGGAAAAGAACGACGAAGCATTGGCGAAGAAGTTTGCGCGACTCGGCGATGCCTTTGTGCTCGACGCTTTTGGTTCAGCCCACCGGGCCCATGCCTCGGTAACCGGGGTAGCCAAATACCTGCCCAGCTATGCAGGCTTCCTGATGGAAAAGGAGGTTGAAAGCATCGGCAAGGTGCTGCACAACCCCGAAAAGCCCTACTGGGTGGTGCTGGGCGGGGCCAAGGTCTCGGACAAGATTGGGGTGATCGAGAACCTGCTGCCCAAAGTGACCGGGATGGTGATTGGGGGGGCCATGGCCTTCACCTTCATCAAGGCCCAGGGAGGGCAGGTGGGCAAGAGCCTGGTGGAAGACGACAAGCTGGATCTGGCCCGCGACCTGCTCAAAAAGGCGTCCGACCTGGGGGTTAAGTTGCTGCTGCCTACCGATGTGGTGGCGGCACAAAAAATTGAGGCCGGGGCGCCCACCCGAATCATGCCTGCAAACGCCATCGAGGACGGCTGGATGGGGCTGGATATCGGGCCCGAGAGCGCCCAAACCTTCGCCGGGGCGCTGCGAGGTGCAAAGACGGTGCTCTGGAACGGCCCTATGGGGGTCTTTGAGATAGATGACTTTGCCAAGGGTACCCTGGCCGTGGGTGAGGCCATCGCTCGGCTCGAGGGCGCCTTTACCGTGATTGGCGGGGGCGACTCGGTGGCGGCGGCCAACAAACTGGGCATGGCCGATAAGTTTAGCCATGTGTCCACGGGCGGCGGGGCCAGCCTCGAGCTCCTGGAACTCGGCACCCTGCCCGGCATAGAGGTGCTAAGCTAG
- the gap gene encoding type I glyceraldehyde-3-phosphate dehydrogenase — MKVGINGFGRIGRQVFRILQERGVEVVGINDLSDNAILAHLFKYDSNYGRFPGTVSYDEKNITVNGKTIRVYEEKDPANLPWGEIGADIVIESTGRFTKLEAAEAHLKAGAKKVIISAPGKGDMLTVVMGVNEHMYDPAKHHVISNASCTTNGLAPVAKVLNDHFGIEKGLLTTVHAYTASQSLVDAVKDDPRDARAAALNIVPSETGAAKAVGLVIPELKGKFGGMAFRVPTSTVSVVDFTAILSREASKEEINAAMKAAAEGPMKGILAYTEEPLVSSDLKGDPHSSIFSALDTLVVGNLVKVVSWYDNEWGYSCRVADLAEYIGKKL, encoded by the coding sequence ATGAAAGTAGGCATCAACGGTTTTGGACGCATTGGCCGCCAGGTGTTCCGGATTTTGCAGGAGCGCGGGGTGGAAGTGGTCGGCATCAACGACCTGTCGGACAACGCCATCCTGGCCCATCTCTTCAAATACGACTCCAACTATGGCCGCTTTCCCGGAACCGTCAGCTACGACGAAAAAAACATCACCGTAAACGGCAAGACCATCCGGGTCTACGAGGAAAAAGACCCGGCCAACCTACCCTGGGGTGAGATTGGAGCCGATATCGTCATTGAGTCTACAGGGCGCTTTACCAAGCTCGAGGCCGCCGAAGCCCACCTCAAAGCCGGGGCCAAGAAGGTCATCATCAGCGCGCCGGGCAAGGGCGATATGCTCACGGTGGTGATGGGCGTAAACGAGCACATGTACGACCCGGCCAAGCACCACGTCATCTCCAACGCGAGCTGCACCACCAACGGCCTGGCCCCCGTAGCCAAGGTGCTCAACGACCACTTCGGCATCGAAAAGGGCCTCCTGACCACTGTGCACGCCTACACCGCCAGCCAGAGCCTGGTGGACGCTGTCAAGGACGACCCCCGCGACGCCCGGGCGGCAGCCCTCAACATCGTGCCCAGCGAAACCGGCGCGGCCAAGGCGGTTGGCCTGGTGATTCCCGAGCTCAAGGGCAAGTTTGGCGGCATGGCCTTCCGCGTCCCGACCAGCACCGTCTCGGTGGTGGACTTCACGGCCATCCTGAGCAGGGAAGCCAGCAAGGAAGAGATCAACGCCGCCATGAAAGCGGCTGCCGAGGGCCCCATGAAAGGCATCCTGGCCTATACCGAGGAGCCCCTGGTGAGCAGCGACCTCAAGGGCGACCCCCACTCCTCCATCTTTAGCGCCCTGGATACCCTGGTGGTAGGCAACCTGGTCAAGGTGGTGAGCTGGTACGACAACGAGTGGGGCTATAGCTGCCGCGTGGCCGACCTGGCTGAGTACATCGGTAAAAAGCTATAA
- a CDS encoding A24 family peptidase, with product MELLPLPLLAVFAFLLGSLIGSFLNVVIYRVPAGISVVWPRSRCPHCEHELSPVELVPIASWVIQGGKCRNCKTPIPVRYPVVEGLTAALFSLATLLHPFFPDLVFIWAFIALLIALSFIDIDTKTLPNSLNFAGVFLGLVGAGLLGFPQTFQTALDGGLMGAGLVALFAGFGGWVYNRFKDGPREGPFGLHLVHLAAMVGAWGGMFGTVGGVWLGSLGILVGLFNASLNARTGKVFALHDSLTLGLAALAPIAAWLLGLPPLESLRGMLVSAGGMALAGMLYWWFRNPSDRVELEVEAENSSGYVTVMGYGDVVLAGFLGVWLGFAQLLVGIFIAVFAGAIIGLIMRRFGGENQIPFGPYLAIGGLVALFYGEAIVQWYLSYIGLS from the coding sequence GTGGAGCTGCTACCCTTGCCCCTTCTTGCTGTTTTTGCCTTTCTGCTCGGGAGTCTAATTGGTTCGTTTCTTAATGTGGTGATTTATCGAGTTCCCGCCGGTATCTCGGTGGTATGGCCCCGCTCGCGTTGCCCCCATTGCGAGCACGAGCTCTCCCCTGTTGAGCTGGTACCCATTGCCTCATGGGTTATTCAAGGCGGAAAATGCAGAAACTGCAAGACACCAATCCCGGTACGGTATCCGGTAGTGGAGGGGCTAACGGCTGCTTTGTTTAGCCTGGCCACCCTTCTGCATCCTTTTTTCCCAGATCTGGTTTTTATTTGGGCTTTTATTGCTTTGCTGATAGCATTATCGTTCATAGATATCGACACCAAAACCCTGCCCAACTCGCTCAACTTCGCAGGAGTCTTCTTGGGCTTAGTGGGGGCTGGCCTACTGGGTTTCCCCCAGACCTTCCAGACTGCCTTGGACGGCGGGTTGATGGGGGCCGGTTTGGTGGCTCTGTTTGCAGGTTTTGGCGGGTGGGTATACAACCGGTTTAAAGATGGCCCCCGCGAAGGCCCCTTTGGACTGCACCTGGTACACCTGGCTGCAATGGTGGGAGCCTGGGGTGGGATGTTTGGCACGGTGGGAGGCGTTTGGCTGGGCAGCCTGGGTATCCTGGTGGGCTTGTTCAATGCCTCGCTCAACGCTCGCACAGGTAAAGTGTTTGCCCTCCACGACAGCCTCACCCTCGGCCTCGCCGCGCTGGCTCCAATTGCAGCCTGGTTGCTTGGCCTACCACCGCTGGAGAGCCTGCGTGGAATGCTGGTCAGCGCCGGCGGTATGGCGCTGGCTGGTATGCTGTACTGGTGGTTTCGTAACCCCTCCGATAGGGTCGAGCTCGAGGTCGAGGCCGAAAACTCCAGCGGCTATGTGACCGTGATGGGCTATGGCGATGTCGTGCTGGCCGGATTTCTAGGGGTCTGGCTGGGCTTCGCCCAACTTTTGGTGGGAATTTTTATAGCGGTCTTCGCCGGTGCCATCATCGGCCTGATCATGCGGCGGTTTGGCGGTGAAAACCAGATTCCCTTTGGGCCTTATCTGGCCATTGGGGGGCTGGTTGCGTTGTTCTATGGAGAGGCCATCGTGCAATGGTACTTGAGCTATATTGGGTTGTCATAA
- the pgeF gene encoding peptidoglycan editing factor PgeF, giving the protein MCFLTSPLLEVPHGFTTRQGGVSPAPYDSLNLGLSTADSPEHVIENRKRVLAAFGDPPTIALNQVHGNQVHVVETAGTWEGDGVLTARPGLLLRVTVADCYPILLHDPVKHVVGALHAGWRGVVSGILPRALELMQSRYGSSPDTIRVAVGPGISGPNFQVGSEVLEQFERVGLAFAWSDPQHPGRYRLDLEQAIRNQALRGGVAPQNYWALGRCTYADPQFFSHRRDRGQTGRMWALIMLPNR; this is encoded by the coding sequence ATTTGTTTCCTTACGAGCCCGTTGCTGGAGGTACCCCACGGCTTCACGACCCGCCAGGGGGGTGTATCGCCTGCTCCCTACGATAGCCTCAACCTGGGCCTGTCTACCGCCGATAGCCCAGAGCATGTGATCGAGAACCGTAAGCGGGTACTGGCTGCTTTTGGTGATCCGCCGACAATCGCGCTAAATCAAGTGCATGGCAATCAGGTGCATGTGGTTGAGACAGCTGGAACATGGGAGGGGGATGGAGTGCTGACCGCCAGGCCTGGGTTGTTGCTGCGGGTTACTGTGGCCGACTGCTATCCCATCCTGCTCCACGACCCTGTTAAGCATGTGGTGGGGGCCTTGCACGCGGGCTGGCGGGGGGTGGTCTCGGGCATTTTGCCGCGGGCCCTGGAACTGATGCAGTCCCGGTATGGCTCGAGCCCGGATACCATCCGCGTAGCAGTAGGCCCTGGCATCAGCGGCCCCAACTTCCAGGTGGGTTCCGAGGTGCTGGAGCAATTCGAGCGGGTGGGTCTGGCCTTTGCCTGGTCCGATCCCCAGCACCCGGGCCGATACCGGCTCGACCTCGAGCAGGCCATACGCAACCAGGCCTTACGCGGCGGGGTTGCTCCCCAGAACTACTGGGCGCTGGGACGCTGCACCTATGCCGACCCACAATTCTTTTCCCACCGGCGAGATAGGGGCCAGACTGGACGAATGTGGGCCTTGATTATGCTTCCCAACCGGTAG
- a CDS encoding YqeG family HAD IIIA-type phosphatase: MLKPRAQLHSVTKITPGWLRKRGLKAVLLDLDNTLVPYRTYGEVPEGLLEWLKTLKQAGIPVMLVSNATPRRVRYWCEKLGVPGFGPAGKPWFGFRKALRRLALPAHEVAVVGDQLFTDVLGGNLVGMYTVLVPPLAPQELGYTRLVRKLERWVLQNSKYGRTVETNEEFDPKDLHQNPTMSKD; the protein is encoded by the coding sequence GTGCTCAAGCCTAGGGCCCAACTCCACTCGGTTACTAAGATCACCCCAGGGTGGCTTCGGAAACGGGGCTTGAAGGCGGTTTTGCTCGACCTGGATAATACCCTGGTGCCCTATAGAACTTACGGTGAGGTGCCTGAGGGCTTGCTAGAATGGCTAAAGACCCTAAAGCAGGCGGGTATCCCGGTGATGCTTGTCTCCAACGCAACCCCCCGACGCGTGCGCTATTGGTGTGAGAAACTGGGCGTACCTGGTTTTGGCCCTGCTGGCAAACCCTGGTTTGGGTTTCGCAAGGCCCTGCGACGGCTGGCACTGCCCGCCCACGAAGTGGCGGTGGTGGGTGATCAGCTTTTTACCGATGTGTTAGGCGGCAACTTGGTGGGGATGTACACCGTGCTGGTTCCACCGCTTGCCCCACAGGAGTTGGGATATACCCGACTGGTGCGAAAACTCGAGCGTTGGGTGCTGCAAAATTCCAAGTATGGACGCACTGTAGAGACCAATGAGGAATTTGACCCAAAAGATTTGCACCAAAACCCCACAATGAGCAAAGACTAG
- a CDS encoding ATPase, T2SS/T4P/T4SS family: MANVLTIGDKRLGAALLDMGLLGDEELQRALEQHREVGGNLSDIIVELGLLSERRIAQAIEEAFGVPLVELVGMEISPEAKSLVPAERARDLGAIPFSLEGGTLRVALLNPLDNLVLEELEDLTNQIIEPYLTTPSSFRYALALHYPELGLPVPPPPTAVSPGEMQLGEILINKGWLSREDLEAALVEQEKTGELLGRLLVHKFGLTEERLFQALAEQANIEFRTELDDLELQPEVSAYLLRPDALRYQAVPVRQDGQQVLVVLADPRHRHAVAQLIDRPTKFILTLPKVWETLFSKAYPEKSRLGEALVQEGKLNRAALQDALSVQRRMGKTRPLGEVLVELGYVSAQDVEEALAKQRQGGGRLEDTLVQSGKIKPEMLAKSLATQLGYSYIDPNDFPPDPSVLTMVPESTVRRYTIFPHHLEGNTLVVLMKDPRNILAIDDLRMITRRDIMPAVSAEAAITKLIERFYGSTTGVEELAREFEGKKKEEDNVDTSALDDNAVVKLVNSIIREAYLQEASDIHIEPRQSDILVRIRIDGSLREYMRLPKGAGPAIASRVKIMSNLDIAERRLPQDGRVRYRDRSIDLDLRLSTLPTVYGEKIVMRLLRKAADIPEIEQLGFAPDVFQRFEDVISKPYGIFLITGPTGSGKSFTTFSILKRIATPDKNTTTIEDPVEYEIPGINQTQVNPVAGLTFAKALRSFLRQDPDIIMVGEIRDSETAKIATEAALTGHLVIATLHTNDAAGAVTRLDEMGVELFNISAALVGVLAQRLVRKICEHCKIQVEPDPSVLRRLGMTKEDVRGKSLYKGTGCDKCNGTGYKGRAAIHELMVLDDEIRRAIVEGQSATQIKEIARKSGMKTLREDGIQKAFAGLTTLEEVMARTNE, from the coding sequence ATGGCGAACGTCTTGACCATTGGAGACAAAAGGCTTGGTGCAGCCCTTCTGGACATGGGTTTGTTGGGCGATGAGGAGCTTCAGCGTGCCCTCGAGCAGCACCGCGAAGTGGGGGGAAATCTCTCAGACATCATTGTCGAGCTGGGGTTACTCTCCGAGCGCCGCATTGCCCAGGCCATTGAGGAAGCCTTTGGTGTTCCATTGGTGGAACTGGTAGGGATGGAGATTTCACCCGAGGCCAAGTCGCTTGTTCCGGCCGAGCGAGCGCGCGATCTGGGGGCTATTCCTTTTAGCCTGGAAGGCGGCACCCTGCGGGTGGCCTTGCTTAACCCGCTGGACAACCTGGTGCTCGAGGAGCTCGAAGACCTCACCAACCAAATTATTGAGCCCTACCTTACGACGCCGTCCTCTTTTCGCTACGCCCTTGCCCTGCACTACCCCGAGCTGGGCTTGCCGGTGCCCCCGCCCCCTACGGCAGTTTCGCCAGGGGAGATGCAGCTTGGCGAAATTTTGATCAACAAGGGTTGGTTGAGCCGGGAGGATCTCGAGGCTGCTCTGGTCGAGCAAGAGAAGACTGGTGAGCTACTGGGTCGGCTGCTTGTCCACAAATTTGGCTTGACCGAGGAAAGGCTTTTCCAAGCCCTGGCCGAGCAAGCCAATATTGAGTTTAGAACGGAGCTGGATGACCTCGAGCTTCAGCCAGAGGTTTCGGCTTACCTGTTGCGTCCCGACGCCCTGCGGTACCAAGCAGTGCCGGTTCGACAGGATGGACAACAGGTACTTGTGGTACTGGCCGATCCTCGCCACCGTCACGCCGTAGCCCAGCTTATCGATCGTCCGACCAAGTTCATCCTAACCCTGCCCAAGGTTTGGGAAACCCTCTTCAGTAAGGCCTACCCCGAAAAGAGTCGTCTGGGTGAGGCCCTGGTACAAGAGGGCAAACTGAACCGCGCCGCCCTGCAGGATGCCCTTTCGGTGCAGCGCCGTATGGGTAAAACCCGGCCCCTGGGCGAGGTTCTGGTAGAGCTGGGTTACGTGAGCGCCCAGGACGTAGAAGAGGCCCTGGCCAAGCAGCGGCAGGGCGGGGGGCGTTTGGAAGATACCTTGGTGCAGTCGGGAAAAATCAAGCCGGAGATGCTGGCCAAGAGTCTGGCAACTCAACTTGGCTACTCTTATATTGACCCCAACGACTTCCCCCCCGACCCCTCGGTGCTCACGATGGTGCCTGAATCTACTGTTCGGCGCTACACCATCTTTCCCCACCACCTCGAGGGCAACACCCTGGTGGTGCTGATGAAAGACCCTCGCAATATCCTGGCCATTGACGATCTGCGCATGATTACCCGACGCGACATCATGCCAGCAGTTTCGGCAGAGGCGGCCATTACCAAACTCATCGAGCGGTTTTATGGCAGTACCACCGGTGTAGAGGAGCTGGCCCGTGAGTTCGAGGGCAAAAAGAAAGAGGAAGATAATGTCGATACCAGCGCCCTTGACGACAACGCGGTAGTTAAGCTGGTCAACAGTATTATTCGAGAGGCTTATCTACAAGAGGCGTCGGATATTCACATCGAACCCCGCCAGTCCGACATTCTGGTACGTATCCGCATCGACGGTAGCCTGCGGGAGTATATGCGCCTGCCCAAGGGGGCTGGGCCGGCCATTGCCTCACGCGTTAAGATCATGTCCAACCTCGACATTGCCGAGCGCCGCCTGCCCCAGGACGGGCGGGTGCGCTATCGCGACCGCTCCATAGATCTGGATCTGCGCCTTTCCACCCTTCCCACCGTCTACGGCGAGAAAATCGTAATGCGCCTTCTGCGAAAAGCCGCCGACATTCCCGAAATTGAACAACTTGGCTTCGCTCCCGACGTGTTCCAGCGCTTCGAGGATGTGATATCCAAGCCCTACGGCATCTTTTTGATTACCGGGCCTACTGGGTCGGGCAAGTCTTTTACCACCTTCAGCATTCTGAAGCGCATTGCTACACCTGACAAGAACACTACCACCATTGAAGACCCCGTGGAGTACGAGATTCCTGGAATCAACCAAACCCAGGTGAACCCTGTGGCAGGCCTGACTTTCGCAAAAGCCTTGCGGAGCTTCTTGCGCCAAGACCCCGACATTATCATGGTCGGTGAGATTCGTGACTCCGAGACCGCCAAAATTGCCACCGAGGCGGCCCTGACCGGCCACCTGGTGATTGCCACCCTGCACACTAACGACGCAGCAGGTGCCGTCACCCGCCTCGATGAGATGGGAGTGGAGCTCTTCAACATCTCGGCGGCCCTGGTGGGGGTGCTGGCCCAGCGCCTGGTGCGCAAAATTTGTGAGCACTGCAAAATTCAAGTCGAGCCCGATCCAAGCGTGCTGCGCCGGCTAGGAATGACCAAAGAAGATGTGCGGGGTAAGAGTCTGTACAAGGGCACTGGCTGTGACAAGTGCAACGGTACTGGCTACAAAGGTCGGGCGGCTATCCACGAGCTGATGGTGCTGGATGATGAAATTCGGCGAGCCATCGTGGAGGGGCAGTCGGCCACCCAGATCAAGGAGATCGCCCGCAAGAGCGGCATGAAAACCTTGCGTGAGGATGGTATCCAGAAGGCCTTTGCGGGTCTGACCACCCTGGAAGAGGTGATGGCCCGCACCAACGAGTAG
- a CDS encoding dipeptidase, with product MSWPDYLNEHQAAHLEDFRAFLAIPSISAQPAHSQDVQRAAQWLAARFKQAGFLQAEVLPTAGHPVVLAEYCPYPDRPTVLFYGHYDVQPADNPERWNSPPFEPTVVDGRIVARGASDMKGQVMAFLLAAEALIATGNLNLNVKALIEGEEEISSPSLPAFIEKNRERLRCDMIINGDSGQLSETTPLLSLGARGICGLEFDLIGPSHDLHSGSWGGQVQNPLHAMAELIASLHNPDGSVAVKGFYDDVEPLSPELREWYKQIPWNEAEMRQKLGVPEFYGEAGYTPWERITGRPTLEVNGMWGGYMGPGGMTVIPSTAHAKITCRLVPHQDPEKIVALVRAHLEAHLPKGVRLEVRVKESGAPAFRMRADHPVAQVAREVLTELYGVPPVETMFGGSVPILSTLKQLLGHDPVSFGFGLEDELIHSPNEFFRLSSFEKGKQGYARLLMRLA from the coding sequence ATGAGCTGGCCCGATTACCTAAATGAACACCAAGCGGCTCACCTCGAGGACTTCCGCGCTTTTTTAGCCATCCCCAGCATCTCGGCCCAGCCTGCCCACAGCCAGGATGTGCAGCGGGCCGCGCAATGGTTGGCAGCCCGCTTCAAACAAGCTGGGTTTTTGCAAGCCGAGGTACTGCCCACCGCCGGACATCCGGTGGTGCTGGCCGAGTACTGTCCCTACCCCGACCGGCCCACGGTACTTTTCTATGGCCATTACGACGTGCAGCCCGCCGACAACCCCGAGCGCTGGAACTCCCCGCCTTTTGAGCCCACCGTGGTAGATGGGCGCATTGTGGCCCGTGGGGCCTCCGATATGAAAGGCCAGGTGATGGCTTTTCTGCTGGCTGCCGAGGCCCTAATCGCTACTGGAAACCTCAACCTCAACGTGAAGGCCCTCATCGAGGGGGAGGAGGAGATCAGCAGCCCCAGCCTGCCTGCATTTATCGAGAAGAATCGAGAACGGCTGCGCTGCGACATGATCATCAACGGGGACAGCGGCCAGCTTTCCGAGACCACCCCGCTCTTGAGCCTGGGCGCGCGGGGTATATGCGGCCTCGAGTTCGACCTGATTGGTCCCAGCCACGACCTGCACTCCGGCTCCTGGGGAGGACAGGTGCAAAACCCCTTGCACGCCATGGCCGAGCTGATTGCCTCGTTGCACAACCCCGACGGCAGTGTAGCGGTCAAGGGCTTTTATGACGATGTAGAACCCCTGAGCCCCGAATTGCGCGAGTGGTACAAGCAGATTCCCTGGAACGAAGCAGAGATGAGGCAGAAACTGGGGGTGCCTGAGTTTTACGGCGAGGCGGGTTACACCCCCTGGGAACGCATCACCGGACGGCCTACCCTCGAGGTCAACGGGATGTGGGGTGGTTACATGGGGCCGGGGGGCATGACGGTGATTCCTTCCACTGCGCACGCCAAAATTACCTGCCGCCTGGTGCCTCACCAGGATCCGGAGAAGATCGTGGCCCTGGTTAGAGCACACCTCGAGGCGCATTTACCCAAGGGCGTACGCCTGGAGGTGCGGGTTAAGGAGTCGGGAGCCCCAGCTTTTCGTATGCGGGCCGACCATCCGGTGGCCCAGGTGGCCCGAGAAGTCCTCACCGAACTGTACGGTGTGCCGCCGGTCGAGACTATGTTCGGCGGCTCGGTGCCCATTCTGAGCACCCTAAAACAGCTACTAGGCCACGATCCGGTCAGCTTTGGCTTTGGCCTCGAGGACGAACTGATTCATTCCCCTAACGAGTTTTTCAGGCTTTCCAGTTTCGAGAAAGGCAAGCAGGGCTACGCCCGGCTGCTCATGCGATTGGCCTGA
- a CDS encoding PEGA domain-containing protein has translation MKRIFSTTLGLLLAGSALAAPELSPQGIIINPVPTDLQVRVWVNKDPGKTGNPVYQIGERIQVSVQVNQDAYVYIFSVKSTGEIGLILPNAFDQNNLLRAGEIRTFPPATGARYALEVAGPEGQDRVLAVASRQPLSLAQIADIQTGRVNVQGADNLARALSIVVTPLPQQDWVSNVAFFTVGRAAVTPVQPVQPGTGTLSVNSSPAGAQVLVEGRVVGSTPLNLVLRPGRVDIELRLGGYQTFRTTAQIRPGETTVVNANLVPVVQNGLLQINSNPQGAQVVLNGRVVGNTPLNLTVQPGRYDLELRLGGYQSFRASVTVGNGQTVPVNATLQALRGTLEVYTNVEARIFLDGREVGQTRGGFLRLGELESGVVQVVALAPGYRVVFQDVRIEPGRALQVRLDLMRAR, from the coding sequence ATGAAGCGAATCTTCTCAACAACTCTAGGACTCTTGCTAGCTGGCTCTGCCCTGGCCGCGCCGGAACTGAGCCCCCAGGGCATCATCATCAACCCGGTGCCCACCGACCTACAGGTGCGGGTGTGGGTCAACAAAGACCCCGGCAAGACCGGCAACCCTGTTTACCAGATTGGCGAACGCATCCAGGTCTCGGTGCAGGTCAACCAGGATGCCTACGTCTACATTTTCAGCGTCAAGTCTACGGGCGAGATTGGTCTGATTCTGCCCAATGCCTTCGACCAGAACAATCTGTTGCGCGCGGGTGAGATCCGCACCTTCCCGCCAGCCACCGGCGCACGCTACGCGCTCGAGGTGGCCGGCCCCGAAGGGCAGGATCGGGTGCTGGCCGTAGCTAGCCGCCAGCCCCTATCGCTGGCCCAGATTGCCGACATTCAGACTGGGCGGGTGAACGTGCAGGGCGCAGACAACCTGGCCCGGGCCCTCTCGATTGTGGTAACCCCGCTGCCCCAGCAGGACTGGGTTTCCAACGTGGCGTTTTTCACCGTGGGGCGGGCGGCTGTAACCCCCGTACAGCCCGTGCAACCGGGCACCGGCACCCTTAGCGTGAACTCGAGCCCCGCGGGGGCCCAGGTGCTGGTGGAAGGCCGGGTGGTGGGGAGCACCCCCCTCAACCTGGTGCTGCGTCCGGGGCGGGTGGATATCGAGCTGCGCCTGGGGGGCTACCAGACCTTCCGCACCACCGCCCAGATCCGGCCCGGTGAGACTACGGTGGTCAACGCCAACCTGGTGCCGGTGGTGCAAAACGGGCTGCTGCAAATCAACTCCAACCCCCAGGGGGCCCAGGTGGTGCTCAACGGCCGGGTGGTGGGGAATACCCCCCTCAACCTAACCGTACAGCCGGGCCGCTACGACCTCGAGCTGCGCCTGGGCGGCTACCAGAGCTTCCGGGCCAGCGTGACCGTGGGCAACGGCCAGACCGTTCCGGTGAACGCAACCCTGCAAGCCCTGCGGGGGACGCTCGAGGTCTACACCAATGTGGAGGCTCGCATCTTCCTGGATGGCCGCGAGGTAGGTCAGACCCGGGGTGGCTTCCTGCGCCTGGGGGAGCTGGAGAGCGGGGTTGTCCAGGTGGTGGCGCTGGCCCCTGGCTACCGGGTGGTGTTCCAGGATGTCCGCATCGAGCCGGGGCGGGCCCTGCAGGTGCGGCTCGACCTGATGCGGGCTCGCTAG